tgaaaatagtatttgacataatcAGTTCCAaaagaacttatcaggtacctgtaatttaagaaaatatagagatctcgacaaactatgtcatgaatggaatacgatggaaccgagatgaagtcaacgttgacaatatttttgcacataataaagcgctatatatgtgataaatgaaaatgaggatcataaatcaaagtctattaaagattatagacaatgaaatgattgactaaataagaTAGACGCAAtggatacaaaattaaactagctttgcaaatcgaaatgtttttggaccagtagtccatttcatctgcagatggagataaatcgatatgaataagttttcaagagaaaaataataaaaacaaaatgtttagagtttgaattgttattcaagtatattgataaatgtcaatcattgatttcaagaagcatattcacctgaagtgaattcaaaaaattaattaagttgagtagcatctgaaatactcaattcatttgaaatatgtgttttaacgtattttactggctcacttgataatgatgatccctgaaggatttagttatatttgacaatgaattatttatatctgaggcttaaattaatgataaaatatcatctagactcccgaagagcttatgagatattctcatttaaatttataatttaaataagattatatagcaaaagtattaaaacagtttgacattgacaaatctaatttgttgtatactaaaaatggttgcaatgtcatttgatgtgtcatgcctcaagaaaatgatgaacaatttgaattggtcctgaagtaccatatcttaattcaattaagctcactaatatatttgctataatttcgtagtattttatttttgcctattcatccaacccaaatattgaagtaaagcaaaacatagaattatttatactttaaagaaacaacaatatcatccaatcatgtgaagattttagcATTACATCAAGCAAGCtgagaagatgtttttgttgaggattgtaattcaacacatacaagaaattcgttgttttattacaaaatgatggttcctgcaacaactcaacatgaagataatttcagacgcagtgctaatttagagaagagtataataaagaagatatgacaaaattttctacagagtcaacttttagtaaaactttggagcagttagtacagaagattatttgatttttcatctcatgtataataattgtctttatgagggggagatataaatatgttctgcactctttttcccttcaccgtggttttgtcccactgggttttcctggtaaggtttttaatgaagcagttcacacacaaatgatgatgtactctttttccttcactagggttttttttttttagagaaagaatacccttcatggacattcaagggggagtgttatgaataatatgtaatgaatgtccattattgtgtaggttttcttgtcccctaattgtgtcctataaataggacccctttgttacaatgtaatacacaccttgaatagaacaatacaatagtctattctctcttctctttctctccttcatctattcttccatattattgttcatgcttaGAAATTGTTCATAACAGCCTATAGATTATCATCTTGTTTTTGCATGATACTCATTAAAATCACtattattaaactaataaatatattaaatcttttacaatttattcatatatatcAGATGAAAACCATATTACAAAAGTATGAAAACTAACAAGAATTATTACATGTAAAGAAAAGTACACCTCAATCTACCTAATTGGTATTCTTCTATCATCACGGCTTTCTAGACAACTCTTTTTGGTGATATTTTAGCTAAACAATGTATTGGCAAGAATTTTTCCTACCAAAAATTCTAATTCTTCCGAATAATTTTCTTTAGgaaaaactcattaatcacttgaactCGGTGTCTTgatttgtttgattgtaattttcTTAATGCCCTCCTTGTGTTGGATCGTCAAGGTTTTatcatttttcatttaattagttaatactccatccgtctcaAAATTATTGTCACAATTTGACTATGTCCACTATTCATACATGCTACTttgacttatatttttttattaatgtataaagataaatattagcatatcaaatcttgttagatttgtcttgacgagtactatcaaaatatcaatttttcaaaaattttaataatacacaattaaaaatattaatgataatGTGCAGTagtaaaatgtgacaattattttgggatggagggagcctctgattatataaaaaacaaaaagttaagGGAATAAATGcgtaataatttataaaatttagcCTATAGATTATCATCTTAATTGTTTTTGCATGTTACACATTAAAATCACTATTAAATTTTGCATTTGTATTAAACTAAGAAATCTACTAAATCTTTTACAATTTATTCATATATCAGATGAAATGCATATAATAAAAGTATGAAAACTAACAAGAATTAATTATTTCACGATAACAAGGATTCTAAGCTTGGTGCGAGATAAATGTCTTTAACCTAGCTACACATCCACCCGATTTTCATGGGTTATATCCGTCAAAATAGGAGTTGTTGTTCAAATCAAGTTTAGATATAAATAAACTTGATTAGTTATGTTTCAAGGTCTATGTCTTAACAGTGACATAGCTTCTTCAATATTAGGCATGAAATCTTTTTCACCATGTCTCTTGAATCAAAACCTTGTGACATGTTTTGAGAGATTGTATTCAAGACTCTGGTCTTGAAATGTGATCCAGAAGCGTTGCACACCACTGACTTTTCATGGTCAATCCTATACtctgttatttatttatatctaaACTTGATTTGAACAACAACTCCTATTTTGACGTATAGGAATGACCATGAAAAGCCAGAGTTATGCAACGCTTGTGGATCACAAATTTCAAGTTCAAGAGTAACTCTTGAACACAATCTCTCGAAACATGTCACATGCAAGATTTGGATTCAAGAGGCATGGTGAAAAAGATTTCATACCTAATATTGAAGAAGCTATGTCACCGTTAAGACATAGACCTTGAAAAATAACTAATCAAAGAAATCACGGTTgctgaaataataaaaatttcatgGACGGATTTATCAAACATATATGCACTAATGGCATATTGAGATTGAGTTGTTGCTGGGCTCATCGATTCATGCAAAAAAGAGCAGCTTTTGGCTACATGGAATTCAAAGGAATGTGAAGAGTATTTGTTCAAAATGTGAATGGAATGGTTGCGGCTAATGGTTGCGGCTAATGAAAGGGTTGTAGTTCTTAAACCCTAGTTGAAAAAATAGTGTATATATAGGAGTGGAGTGTCGAGTAGTTGAATTGGATGATAATGAATGAGTCAGCAACACATAAGCATCTGAATCATGGTCAATTCCACATTTAATGCTTTGGTCTTATCCAATATTTCATCTCGTACTACAATAAATCGTTTTGACCATgttatacaaattaaaaaatatacttcctttgtcccattttataataatcattttaactaaatgtactattcatatgtcttgttttcAACGTGCTTTTCTAAAAAAGTATAAATGtagatataattatataaaatgttgtttgatttgtttcgatgaatatttttaaaatatcaaatttcttttttttttgacacaataaaatatcacatttctataatttttactaataaagaattaaagatattcgtaatcaaaattatgcattgataTACGTGCAATGACAAAtaagttcttatattttgggatgaagGGAGTAATTAATATCGTttgtaaaaaatttaagatcctcttcaatttttctttgttctttttagaagatttttttaaattttgaagggaattaattattttttttacaatcaagtcCCTAACTAAAGCGCATCTTTTTTTACAATCTGTAAAAAAATACTGTaggaaaaattataattcattctCTCTCTTGAATTGTAAAAATAACACCGAtcgtcaacaaatttaataccaCAACTCACTTTCTTAATCTCTATAATTTTCTCAATGGGGTGTTATATTTGGCGACAGAGGTAGtggtttacaaaattatccttcatTTATTGTAtggaaaatgataaattaatgaattaaaagtatagagtaataaatagttaatgatataatagaaaaaaatatcattaaccaacatagtgtggcacaagtggtagatacttgggtcccttaaccattttggtcctgggttcgatccccggccGGTGTGTATGGAGAAGTATTTGTTGGGACTGCAGTTGCGCGCGGaggatacctttggtttaccaaaaaaaaaatcattaatgtAAAATGTTTCATCTATAATGTaaaatgacttataatttgatacaattttttttatcaaagagacttataattaatttgatactTAAGGAGTAAATTtgtactccctccatcccaaattataaggggaaaaattcacttttttttcctcaaattatagggaaaaacacaaacatttatctttttcaagATTTGTTTCTgcttattctcatgaaattaaatgcaaacTACAGTTAATTTACGCTCTCTCTTATCATTTtcataaccaataaaaattgtttttatatcttTCCATGCAActattttcaagaaaaatacaaagaaacatatttcaaattattatattttagtttttcttaataagtgtgttttttattttttgcattatAATTTGGGACCGAGGAAATATTCAATTCTGATAATTATGAAATGAGTCAGCTACACGTAAGCATCTAGATCTGGGTCAAATTCACATTTATTGCTAAGATTTTATctaaaaaatttctatttaattgtttaattaatttctaatttttttcaataaaggttttttattttttttcttttattttaatcctcaatatttttcctattttaatttttttttaacttgacAAAAgtatattattcaattattttcaaaaaaaatataaagaaacatATTTCGAATtattatgttttagtttttcttaataagtatattttttttcttaagatggagggagtatttaattgtgataattattaattatgaatGAGTCAGCCACATATAAGCATCAGATCACATTTATTGCTAtggttcattttattttttgacagcTTTAATTTCTAATCTCCTTAatattttttcctattttaatttttttttaacttgacataaatatattaacaatctatatatttatattactattttttttttcaatgttgTCAATGAGGATCTAACGTAAAACTTCATGCATGTTACccaaactcctcaccactagaccaaacctagtggtttATATATATTACTACTTAAAAGAACACAATTCGACTcctaataacaacaaaatattaatttatagatATTACGATTGCCTTGAATATTTTTTACCATTTATTTAATGTGTTGCattacaaaatataataattaaacacaatataataatttgttgataATATAGATAACCAGTAACAATCATGTGTAGTGTAATATAGAGGGAATCAACACAAGTGTTTATGTTGTTAAGTACTTATAACAAGGAACTTTTAACATATTATTCTTAACTAGATTGATAAGTGGTGGGAACCAACCACAAATCATGTTTTCTTCTAACAGTCAACCCAAAAGATTCTTTCATGTCAAGTTCTTCAGCCTTGTATCCATTAGGCATATTCCAATTAAAATGGAAAAGCAAATTTGCACTTGAAATTTCTAAGTTAGCAATACCAAATGATATGCCAGGACAAGTCCTTCTCCCAGCACCAAATGGTATAATCTGAAAATCAGCACCTTTGTAATCAACTGAACTATCAATGAACCTTTCTGGATAAAATTTCTCAGCATTAATCCAATATCTTGAATCTCTGCATATTGACCATGCATTATCACTTGAACTCGGTgtcttggtttgtttgattgtaattttcTTAATGCCCTCCTTGTGTTGGATCGTCAAGGTTTTatcatttttcatttaattagttaatactccctccgtctcaaaattaTTGTCACAATTTGACTATGTCCACTATTCATACATGCTACTttgacttatattttttttttttttttttttttgtagagttgacttatattttttttattaatgtataaagataaatattaacatatcaaatcttgttagatttgtctcgatgagtactatcaaaatatagtaaaatgtgacaattattttgggatggagggagtacaAGCCtctaattatataaaaaaacaaaaaattaaggGAAAAAATGcgtaataatttataaaatttagcCTATAGATTATCATCTTAATTGTTTTTGCATGTTACACATTAAAATCACTATTAATTTTTGCATTTGTATTAAACTAATAAATCTACTAAATCTTTTACAATTTATTCATATATCAGATGAAATGCATATAATAAAAGTATGAAAACTAACAAGAATTAATTATTTCACGATAACAAGGATTCTAAGCTTGGTGCGAGATAACTGTCTTTAACCTAGCTACACATCCACCCGATTTTCATGGGTTATATCCGTCAAAATAGGAGTTGTTGTTCAAATCAAGTTTAGATATAAATAAACTTGATTAGTTATGTTTCAAGGTCTATGTCGGTGACATAGCTTCTTCAATATTAGGCATGAAATCTTATCTTTTTCACCATGTCTCTTGAATCAAAAACTTGTGACATGTTTCGAGAGATTGTATTCAAGACTCTGGTCTTGAAATGTGATCCAGAAGCGTTGCACACCACTGACTTTTCATGGTCAATCCTAtactcttttatttatttatatctaaACTTGATTTGAACAACAACTCCTATTTTGACGTATAGGAATGACCATGAAAAGCCAGAGTTGTGCAACGCTTGTGGATCACATATTTCAAGTTCAAGAGTAACTCTTGAACACAATCTCTTGAAACATGTCACATGCAAGGTTTTGATTCAAGAGGCATGGTGAAAAAGATTTCATGCCTAATATTGAAGAAGCTATGTCACCGTTAAGACATAGACCTTGAAACACAACTAATCAAAGAAATCACGGTTgctgaaataataaaaatttcatgGACGGATCTATCAAACATATATGCACTAATGGCACATTGAGTTGTTGCTGGGCTCATCGATTCAAGCAAAAAAGAGCAGCTTTTGGCTACATGGAATTCAAAGGAATGTGAAGAGTATTTGTTCAAAATGTGAATGGAATGGTTGCGGCTAATGAAAGGGTTGTAGTTCTTAAACCCTAGGTGAAAAAATAGTGTATATATAGGAGTGGAGTGTCGAGTAGTTGAATTGCGATGATAATGAATGAGTCAGCAACACATAAGCATCTAAATCATGGTCAATTCCACATTTAATGCTTTGGTCTTATCCAATATTTCATCTCGTACTACGATAAGTCGTTTTGACCATgttatacaaattaaaaaatatatttcctccgtcccattttataataACCATTTTAACtaaatgtactattcatatgtcttATTTTCACCGTGCTTTtctaaaaaaagtataaatgtagatataattatataaaatgttgtagtttgatttgtttcgatgaatatttttaaaatatcaatttttttttttacacaataaaatatcacatttctataatttttactaatagagaattaaagatattcgtaatcaaaattatgcattgataTACGTGCAATGACAAAtaagttcttatattttgggatgaagGGAGTAATTAATATCGTttgtaaaaaatttaagatcctcttcaatttttctttgtcctttttagaagattttttaaattttcaagggaattaattattgtttttacaaTTAAGTCCTTAACTAAAGCGCATCTTTTTTTACGATCCGTAAACAATACTGTaggaaaaattataattcattctCTCTCTTGAATTGTAAAAATAACACCGAtcgtcaacaaatttaataccaCAACTCACTTTCTTAATCTCTATAATTTTCTCAATGGGGTGTTATATTTGGCGACAGAGGTAGtggtttacaaaattatccttcatTTATTGTAtggaaaatgataaattaatgaattaaaaatatagagtaataaatagttaatgatataatagaaaaaataccATTAACCAACATAGTGtggcacaagtggtagatacttgagtCCTTAACCATTTTGGTCCTAGGTTCGATCCCCGACCGGTGTGTATGGAGAAGTATTTGTTGGGACTGCAGTTGCGCGCGGAGGATACTTttggtttacaaaaaaaaaatcattaatgtGTGtgaagttattttgcacatgcgtccaataaaaaaccgacacatcatgtatggtcattaaaaacacatgatgtgtcacattcattaaatgacgtggcaacgcgtcattggatgtatgtgtaaaaataatttacaccgacggtgcacaacaattaaactctaatgtaaaatgacttataatttgatacaatttttttttatcaaagcgACTTACAATTAATTTGATACTTAAGGAGTAAatttatactccctccatcccaaattataagggggaaaattcacttttttttcctcaaattatagggaaaaacacaaacatttatctttttcaagATTTGTTTCTgcttattctcatgaaattaaatgcaaacCACATTTAATTTACGCTCTCTCTTATCATTTtcataaccaataaaaattgtttttatatcttTCCATGCAActattttcaagaaaaatacaaagaaacatatttcaaattattatattttagtttttcttaataagtgtgttttttattttttacattataatTTGGGACCGAGGAAATATTCAATTGTGATAATTATGAAATGAGTCAGCTACACGTAAGCATCTAGATCTGGGTCAAATTCACATTTATTGCTAAGATTTTATctaaaaaatttctatttaattgtttaattaatttctaattttttttcaataaaggttttttattttttttcttttattttaatcctcaatatttttcctattttaatttttttttaacttgacAAAAgtatattattcaattattttcaaaaaaaatataaagaaacatATTTCGAATtattatgttttagtttttcttaataagtatatttttttccttaagATGGAGGGAGTATTCAATTGTGATAATTATGAATGAGTCAGCCACATATAAGCATCAAATCTGGGTCAAATTCACATTAATTGCTAtggttcattttattttttgacagctttaatttcttatttcctcaatattttttcctattttaatttttttaactttacataaatatattaacaatctatatatttatattactatttttttttcaattttgtcaaTGAGGATCGAACGTAAAACTTCATGCATGTTACCCAAACTCCTcgccactagaccaaacctagtggtttATATATATTACTACTTAAAAGAACACAATTCGACTcctaataacaacaaaatattaatttatagatATTACGATTGCCTTGAATATTTTTTACCATTTATTTAATGTGTTGCattacaaaatataataattaaaaacaatatgTATATTAGGATTGC
This portion of the Trifolium pratense cultivar HEN17-A07 linkage group LG3, ARS_RC_1.1, whole genome shotgun sequence genome encodes:
- the LOC123912964 gene encoding cytochrome P450 71D8-like, with amino-acid sequence MKNDKTLTIQHKEGIKKITIKQTKTPSSSDNAWSICRDSRYWINAEKFYPERFIDSSVDYKGADFQIIPFGAGRRTCPGISFGIANLEISSANLLFHFNWNMPNGYKAEELDMKESFGLTVRRKHDLWLVPTTYQSS